One genomic window of Sulfurovum lithotrophicum includes the following:
- a CDS encoding XAC2610-related protein: protein MKKLFLSVLFLVSMVYAGSDINTTAYDFNLTKDKKATAYVNWDTQHIAVEIGKKRIVLPDISEDFMDYKKFVSDISESLFFEDLNFDGYADIGVIVGVGYGGLNVFADYYFYDPKKAQFHKYFSNVSNLTIIGNTEVLHAPMKSGTGYFHDYYQIDKEGRAFLFLSASTSWPDEEEGNMLTDYSAHNVKVKVKKAYFYDGWDGKRLKSYLIQGDKISKVLDMVSSEGHTWIKVLYRGKKRDFRYWVKMNDLVFEEIIVREE from the coding sequence ATGAAAAAGTTATTTTTGAGTGTTTTATTTCTTGTGAGTATGGTGTATGCTGGTAGTGATATAAATACTACAGCATATGACTTCAACCTTACCAAAGATAAAAAAGCCACTGCATATGTAAACTGGGATACACAACATATAGCTGTAGAGATAGGCAAGAAGCGGATTGTGTTGCCTGATATCTCTGAAGACTTTATGGACTATAAGAAATTTGTCTCTGATATCTCTGAGAGTTTGTTTTTTGAAGATCTTAACTTTGATGGGTATGCCGATATCGGCGTAATTGTAGGTGTTGGTTATGGTGGACTCAATGTCTTTGCTGATTACTATTTTTATGATCCTAAAAAGGCTCAGTTTCATAAATACTTTAGCAATGTGTCCAACCTGACTATTATAGGCAATACAGAGGTACTGCATGCACCGATGAAGAGTGGTACGGGGTATTTTCATGACTATTATCAGATAGATAAAGAGGGAAGAGCATTTCTGTTTTTAAGTGCCAGTACTTCGTGGCCAGATGAAGAAGAAGGTAATATGCTAACAGATTATAGCGCCCATAATGTGAAGGTCAAAGTCAAGAAAGCCTACTTTTATGACGGTTGGGACGGTAAAAGACTCAAAAGTTATCTCATTCAAGGTGATAAGATCAGTAAAGTTCTGGATATGGTGAGTAGTGAAGGACATACATGGATCAAAGTACTTTATAGAGGCAAAAAGAGAGATTTTAGGTACTGGGTGAAGATGAATGATCTTGTGTTTGAAGAGATAATTGTCAGAGAGGAGTGA
- a CDS encoding TMEM43 family protein, which yields MKFNFNKNFGSSNSSNSFGNDTFTETTYTSYGQNIGNSFKGIFVGILLLIGSIVLLWWNEGRSVEQATALKEMQEKITKLPEPKFDAALDGKAVLVQGYVKPLSEVVDPQFGVKTDGLLLRRHVEMYQWQENKSTETKDKLGGGTETITTYNYVKVWSSSSIDSTFFKVRENHQNPSMNYKSESFGTDAMLGEFYLDRNMVFRLGASQSYAGLNSMPERIGDAYNKKSYLYIPTQFYVPQTHTGIQMSQVSLNTHSITQTGTQTGMHGPQIGDIKITYTYAPAGEYTYAAKEEGKKLVPYVTENGKSFVFTRNGKVEAVTIFKEELDANSVLTWILRGVGLVLMYIAFTMMMGIIATLAKVIPMLGSLVGGVTSIIAGVLTLILGSIVIALAWFGSRPLLSLAIIGVGVGIAIAMAKFGKKNKATQNSAEAHTAREATPPSGQSSATPPPRKEEREEAQQGEATPPLRSDATPPPRES from the coding sequence ATGAAATTTAATTTCAACAAAAATTTTGGTAGTAGTAACAGCAGTAACAGTTTTGGCAATGATACATTTACGGAGACAACATACACAAGCTATGGACAAAATATAGGTAACTCATTTAAGGGTATCTTTGTAGGGATATTGCTGCTGATCGGTTCTATTGTACTTTTATGGTGGAATGAAGGTAGAAGTGTCGAACAGGCTACTGCACTTAAAGAGATGCAGGAAAAGATTACCAAACTTCCTGAACCAAAGTTTGATGCTGCGTTGGATGGCAAAGCGGTACTTGTACAGGGGTATGTCAAACCCCTCAGTGAAGTAGTCGATCCTCAGTTCGGTGTTAAAACAGATGGGCTTTTATTACGACGTCATGTAGAGATGTATCAGTGGCAGGAGAACAAGAGTACGGAGACCAAAGATAAGCTTGGCGGAGGTACGGAGACCATCACAACCTATAACTATGTGAAGGTATGGTCTTCCTCTTCGATAGATTCCACTTTTTTCAAAGTACGGGAAAATCACCAGAATCCATCTATGAATTACAAAAGTGAGAGTTTTGGTACGGATGCGATGCTGGGAGAGTTTTATCTAGACAGAAACATGGTGTTCCGTCTGGGTGCATCTCAAAGTTATGCAGGGCTTAACAGTATGCCTGAACGTATCGGTGATGCTTATAATAAGAAGAGCTATCTCTATATTCCAACACAGTTTTATGTACCTCAGACACATACAGGTATACAGATGTCACAGGTCAGTCTGAACACACACAGCATAACCCAAACAGGAACGCAGACTGGAATGCATGGTCCACAGATAGGTGATATCAAGATCACATACACTTATGCACCAGCAGGTGAGTACACTTACGCAGCAAAAGAAGAAGGTAAAAAGCTGGTACCGTATGTCACAGAAAATGGCAAGTCATTTGTCTTTACCCGCAACGGAAAAGTAGAGGCAGTTACGATCTTCAAAGAGGAGCTGGATGCAAACAGTGTTCTGACGTGGATACTCAGAGGGGTTGGTCTGGTGTTGATGTATATTGCCTTTACTATGATGATGGGGATCATCGCAACACTGGCTAAGGTGATACCGATGTTGGGTTCTTTGGTAGGTGGTGTGACAAGCATCATTGCGGGTGTGTTGACTTTGATCCTTGGGTCTATCGTTATCGCATTGGCTTGGTTTGGTTCCAGACCACTGCTTTCACTGGCTATTATCGGTGTAGGTGTAGGTATTGCTATAGCAATGGCTAAGTTTGGAAAGAAAAACAAAGCAACGCAAAACAGTGCAGAGGCTCATACTGCAAGAGAGGCAACACCACCATCAGGACAGAGCAGTGCAACGCCTCCCCCGCGTAAGGAGGAGAGAGAAGAAGCTCAGCAAGGGGAGGCAACACCACCACTGCGCAGTGATGCAACACCTCCACCAAGAGAGTCGTAA
- a CDS encoding DUF2207 family protein — translation MQSPNLIRNLIFTFWIFLGTGLFAEHIEHFEVNVTLEPSGEFVVTESILYDFKETQKHGIYREIPTHAYTFGDVNGVKWGVDVDVQLEDFEVTMDAKEVAWMKKLSSSSGKEVIFIKIGSKDKRVSDQRHYTIQYRCRNAIMPSSFQADKDQLHWNAVGDGWRVPVLQTEVNLFLPSKLHKNNLVVVSPAKSDEYIWIDEHYLQINANQKRASVKIVFPRGVLGQDTVLKIEKGRRHLEALAQKREEEKKADEAYRDKLVKERIFREERREEFGVWSWIVFLLLLGLVWLKRDALGLKKDTRSIMVRYNAPRNLSVFQMGLLFDKNLDEDDLYAAILELAYLGYIEIEEESEDIILRRVAKERGSLSDDQWQLLDALFDSKAYFSPKKATVSEYHTLFTKISAIYNALYGWAKKQGYTVGDLRKIRQRSIRIIFAVFVPIFVFSVVIAMNTDYGGEEVSYIVFCVFSALLPWIVVFFFNLSSRVKIALLFAGIGIWAVLMELGMFPRQNGMGVMDVVSSYITVMVLLIIFSITFMWKLGCYTQKGTDILRELKGLEIFLKSVKEDEIERRLKEDPDYMEKMLPYAILFGQVIHWLKMYDIMNIPLAKQKCNTLMKSLLRSDMLRNHINSSNTGVMGLSSNSTGSSSGSSSFGGAGGGSGSSW, via the coding sequence ATGCAGTCACCCAATTTGATTCGGAATCTTATTTTCACCTTTTGGATATTTCTTGGTACGGGTCTGTTCGCTGAGCATATAGAACACTTTGAGGTTAATGTTACACTAGAGCCAAGTGGTGAGTTTGTGGTGACGGAGTCTATCTTGTATGACTTTAAAGAGACACAAAAGCATGGTATCTATAGAGAGATACCTACACACGCATATACATTTGGTGATGTTAATGGTGTGAAGTGGGGAGTAGATGTTGATGTGCAGCTGGAAGATTTTGAAGTCACGATGGATGCGAAAGAGGTAGCATGGATGAAGAAGCTTAGCAGCTCTTCAGGTAAAGAAGTCATTTTTATCAAAATCGGTTCAAAAGATAAAAGAGTATCGGATCAAAGACACTATACCATACAGTATCGTTGTCGTAATGCCATTATGCCTTCATCCTTTCAAGCCGATAAAGATCAGTTGCACTGGAATGCAGTAGGGGATGGATGGAGAGTACCTGTCTTGCAGACAGAAGTAAACCTTTTCTTGCCCTCAAAGCTTCATAAAAACAACCTAGTCGTTGTCTCTCCTGCAAAGTCTGATGAGTATATATGGATAGATGAACATTACTTGCAGATCAACGCCAATCAAAAGAGAGCTTCCGTGAAGATAGTATTTCCCAGAGGTGTGCTAGGGCAGGATACAGTATTGAAGATAGAAAAGGGCAGGAGGCATCTTGAAGCGTTGGCTCAAAAAAGGGAAGAAGAGAAGAAGGCAGATGAAGCATACAGGGACAAGCTTGTAAAAGAGAGGATCTTTCGAGAGGAGAGAAGGGAAGAGTTTGGAGTGTGGAGCTGGATAGTATTTTTGCTGTTGTTGGGTCTCGTATGGCTGAAAAGAGATGCTCTGGGACTCAAAAAAGATACCAGAAGTATTATGGTTCGTTATAATGCCCCTCGGAACCTTTCAGTATTCCAAATGGGGCTGCTTTTTGATAAAAACCTTGATGAAGATGATCTTTATGCTGCGATACTGGAACTCGCATACCTTGGGTATATAGAGATAGAAGAGGAAAGTGAGGATATCATACTTCGAAGGGTAGCCAAGGAGAGAGGATCACTTAGTGATGACCAGTGGCAACTACTCGATGCACTGTTTGACAGCAAAGCATACTTCTCTCCAAAGAAGGCTACTGTTTCAGAATATCATACACTTTTTACAAAAATATCCGCTATCTATAACGCATTGTATGGCTGGGCAAAAAAACAAGGCTATACAGTAGGAGATCTCAGAAAAATAAGACAACGAAGTATCCGAATAATATTTGCAGTATTTGTCCCGATCTTTGTTTTCTCTGTCGTGATTGCTATGAACACAGACTATGGAGGAGAAGAGGTGAGCTATATAGTCTTTTGTGTTTTTAGTGCTTTGTTGCCCTGGATCGTGGTCTTTTTTTTCAATCTCTCTTCTAGGGTGAAAATAGCACTTTTATTTGCAGGTATAGGTATATGGGCTGTGCTGATGGAGCTTGGGATGTTTCCAAGGCAAAACGGTATGGGGGTGATGGATGTTGTAAGCAGTTATATCACAGTGATGGTACTTCTAATCATCTTCTCTATAACGTTTATGTGGAAGTTGGGATGCTATACGCAAAAAGGTACAGATATTCTCAGAGAGCTTAAGGGCTTGGAGATATTTCTAAAATCTGTGAAAGAGGATGAGATAGAAAGAAGACTGAAAGAGGATCCTGACTATATGGAGAAGATGCTTCCTTATGCGATCCTTTTTGGTCAGGTGATACACTGGTTGAAGATGTATGATATCATGAACATACCTTTAGCCAAACAGAAATGTAATACGTTGATGAAGTCTCTGCTGCGCAGTGATATGCTACGAAACCACATAAACAGTAGCAACACGGGAGTTATGGGGTTGTCAAGTAATAGCACGGGAAGTTCTTCTGGAAGTAGTTCTTTTGGTGGTGCTGGCGGAGGCAGCGGTAGTTCATGGTAG
- a CDS encoding bifunctional metallophosphatase/5'-nucleotidase, producing MKIKKEFIVSLCVMLFSSALLAEQKMVSIIGTADLQGMMSPSMQKFDLDGDGKKEEVMMGGIANLATAYKQLKEENPNTVVVSAGDDLMNKFFHIYKGEAIFSLMSDAGYDLYVLGNHEFDKGSKVLSTALDGMKFKVICSDLDVSNSALKGKCTPYLIKEMDGVKVGFFSAMTEDLPLVTSERNVKITADNVTTAKKMVKTLKGEGVHVIVLLSHIGYKKDVALAKQVKGIDLIFGGHSHEYVEKMGRIRGTSIVNGGEQGVQIIKVDIPLDENLKVLSKEMKMTKVSVPATNRADKAIMAKVKKYEEGFPEAVVLGKTETSWNLGSDAVRKGESTVANLVNDLMREKFKVDIVLNNAGAFRGKKVYKAGNITDEMLKSIDEFGNYAYILKLKGKYLKEILERSAASYGEGGLMHVSGLKYRINLPGNVQKIEDAKVIKPGTRVEEIKVLQGEKWVDVDPQKEYTVLSNSFIVKHEGDGYYWFKKYGTELKNTYTTFYSIMAEFIEVHKVLSPKPEDGRLEIVH from the coding sequence ATGAAGATAAAAAAAGAGTTTATAGTTTCTTTATGTGTAATGTTGTTTTCCTCTGCTTTACTGGCAGAGCAGAAGATGGTAAGCATCATAGGTACAGCGGATCTGCAGGGGATGATGAGTCCTTCTATGCAAAAGTTTGATCTTGATGGAGATGGGAAAAAAGAAGAGGTGATGATGGGTGGTATAGCCAACCTCGCTACTGCCTATAAACAACTGAAAGAAGAGAACCCAAATACAGTCGTTGTTTCCGCAGGGGACGACCTGATGAATAAGTTTTTTCATATCTATAAAGGAGAAGCGATATTCTCCCTGATGTCTGATGCCGGGTATGATCTCTATGTTTTGGGAAATCATGAGTTTGATAAAGGAAGCAAGGTGCTCTCTACGGCCTTGGATGGTATGAAATTCAAGGTGATATGTAGTGATCTGGATGTCTCAAACTCTGCACTGAAGGGGAAATGTACACCATACCTTATCAAAGAGATGGATGGGGTGAAAGTAGGATTTTTCTCTGCGATGACAGAAGATCTGCCACTGGTCACCAGTGAGAGAAATGTGAAGATCACTGCGGACAATGTCACTACGGCAAAGAAGATGGTCAAAACGCTCAAAGGTGAAGGTGTGCATGTGATCGTACTGCTTTCACATATAGGGTACAAAAAAGATGTTGCACTGGCAAAACAGGTTAAGGGTATAGACCTTATCTTTGGTGGACACTCTCATGAGTATGTTGAAAAGATGGGACGTATCCGTGGTACCTCTATTGTCAATGGGGGAGAGCAGGGCGTACAGATCATCAAAGTGGATATCCCGTTGGATGAAAACCTCAAAGTCCTAAGCAAAGAGATGAAGATGACCAAAGTGTCTGTACCTGCTACCAACAGAGCAGATAAGGCTATCATGGCAAAGGTTAAAAAGTATGAAGAAGGTTTTCCCGAAGCTGTTGTGCTTGGAAAGACGGAAACCTCATGGAACCTTGGTTCTGACGCAGTACGTAAAGGTGAGTCAACCGTAGCGAACCTTGTCAACGATCTTATGCGAGAGAAGTTCAAGGTAGATATCGTACTGAACAATGCTGGGGCATTTAGAGGTAAAAAGGTCTACAAAGCAGGAAATATCACCGATGAGATGCTCAAATCCATCGATGAGTTTGGCAACTATGCCTACATCTTGAAGCTCAAAGGAAAATACCTCAAAGAGATACTCGAAAGAAGTGCAGCAAGTTACGGTGAGGGAGGTCTGATGCATGTCTCAGGGCTGAAGTACCGTATCAATCTTCCTGGAAATGTACAGAAAATAGAGGATGCTAAGGTCATCAAACCCGGTACAAGGGTAGAAGAGATCAAAGTACTTCAAGGTGAAAAATGGGTCGATGTAGATCCACAAAAAGAGTATACGGTACTGAGCAACTCTTTTATTGTCAAACATGAGGGAGACGGGTACTACTGGTTCAAAAAGTATGGTACGGAGCTTAAAAACACCTACACGACATTTTACTCTATCATGGCAGAGTTCATTGAAGTACATAAGGTGTTGAGTCCAAAGCCTGAAGATGGACGTTTAGAGATCGTGCATTGA
- a CDS encoding sensor histidine kinase, producing MNKNYKLVIIIVLLLISLIVVLSFINYKTTLTLVHDQIEEQSLPLSLDNIYTDIQKQVLQPYLITSMMANNTFIAEWLQDNEKRPDSVKNYLSAIKNKYGLLSAILVSERTRAYYTQDGFLETLNPENKDNSWYFRFKDSPDDKEINIDTNAKIDTEVIMFMNNKIFDKKDKLIGITSTGVKIGSVNSMLNMFKKKYRLEVSIYDKDQNIILAQKENQAKNLNEISEYTPFSKAISSQYATSFSFTKDEHQYFVNIKYIPELNLHILVRAKASDFTGSLKKTYYMDIFISLFITLFVALIMSAIIKSYVDKLESSNAQKDILLKEVHHRVKNNLNITTSMLGLQAMQESEDVRNHLLKSKSRIDAIAAVHEILYKQDNFSEINFYAYIKKLEASLLGMFGKNKTFTLAVDVDRSLILPLDTMIQFGLMVNEMLTNTIKYAQNKKGLEITISLEEKNGHYTFVYRDNGEEVVDIASMPMAKGLGSTFIDICVKQLDGTLTKKFEGGLWYMLVF from the coding sequence ATGAATAAAAACTACAAACTTGTTATTATTATTGTACTGTTACTCATATCACTAATAGTAGTCCTCTCTTTTATAAATTATAAGACAACACTTACACTTGTACACGATCAGATAGAAGAACAGTCTTTGCCTCTTTCTCTCGATAACATCTATACAGATATACAAAAACAGGTATTGCAACCCTATCTGATCACATCGATGATGGCAAATAATACCTTTATCGCTGAGTGGCTTCAGGATAATGAAAAGAGACCTGATAGTGTTAAGAATTATCTCAGTGCTATCAAAAACAAGTATGGACTTCTCAGTGCCATTCTGGTATCTGAAAGAACCAGGGCTTACTATACGCAAGATGGATTTTTGGAAACATTGAATCCTGAGAACAAAGATAACAGCTGGTACTTCAGGTTCAAAGACTCTCCAGATGACAAAGAGATAAATATTGATACCAATGCCAAGATAGATACAGAAGTGATCATGTTTATGAATAACAAGATATTTGACAAAAAAGATAAGCTGATTGGTATCACAAGTACAGGGGTGAAGATCGGTTCAGTCAACAGCATGCTCAATATGTTTAAAAAGAAGTATCGGCTTGAGGTTTCCATTTACGACAAAGATCAAAATATCATTTTGGCACAAAAAGAGAATCAAGCAAAAAATCTTAATGAGATCAGTGAATATACTCCTTTTAGCAAGGCAATAAGCTCTCAGTATGCAACCTCTTTTAGTTTCACAAAAGATGAGCATCAGTACTTTGTCAACATCAAGTATATACCTGAACTTAACTTGCACATACTTGTCAGAGCCAAAGCTAGTGACTTTACGGGCTCTTTGAAGAAAACATACTATATGGATATCTTCATCTCACTGTTTATCACACTTTTTGTAGCGTTGATCATGTCAGCTATCATCAAGTCTTATGTGGATAAGCTTGAATCCTCCAATGCCCAAAAAGACATACTACTCAAAGAGGTTCATCACAGAGTCAAGAACAACCTAAACATTACCACCTCTATGTTGGGACTTCAAGCGATGCAAGAGTCTGAAGATGTCCGGAACCATCTTCTCAAAAGCAAGTCGCGTATCGATGCCATTGCGGCAGTGCATGAGATACTCTATAAGCAGGACAACTTTAGTGAGATCAACTTCTATGCCTATATCAAAAAGCTTGAAGCTTCACTCCTTGGGATGTTTGGCAAGAACAAGACATTCACGCTTGCGGTAGATGTAGATAGATCACTGATCCTGCCACTGGACACCATGATACAGTTTGGACTCATGGTCAATGAGATGCTGACTAACACCATAAAGTATGCACAAAACAAGAAAGGGCTGGAGATCACTATCTCACTGGAAGAGAAAAACGGACATTATACCTTTGTCTACAGGGACAATGGTGAAGAGGTAGTAGATATCGCATCAATGCCTATGGCTAAAGGTCTAGGAAGTACATTCATAGATATCTGTGTCAAGCAGTTGGATGGAACATTGACAAAGAAGTTTGAGGGTGGACTTTGGTATATGCTTGTTTTCTAG
- a CDS encoding sensor histidine kinase, with protein MYKYFPYKTMNHHEILLYGFHFSFLFIFILAVIRDLLFGNYFNASINFSALVTTAFSYYLLHFWSKKELASYLIIAIAVIPLYILIYFNHFGNMVIIYVILLPLATFFLIPFKKALIINGFIYILLIGILYYLSIAQPETPIINNPLALINIAFVSMLTVFFGIFYHLAIESTLSSLIYSNSQKDILLCEVHHRVKNNLNVAASMLGLQALQESSELQPHILKSKSRIEAIATVHEMLYRQESFDKVRFYDYVLRLEKLLGKAYKHDNTYQFNLNVDRDLALPLDTMVQLGLILNEMITNSLKYAKNPQGLQIDISMTQTSEGYLFNYKDNGIEYLDTDQMTQQKGLGMRLIELSTQQIEGRLEIYYMNGLSYIIRMEDA; from the coding sequence TTGTATAAATACTTCCCATACAAAACCATGAACCATCATGAGATCCTGCTTTATGGTTTTCACTTTAGTTTTCTCTTTATCTTTATCCTCGCAGTGATCAGAGATCTTCTCTTTGGAAACTACTTTAATGCCAGTATCAACTTCAGTGCCTTGGTTACGACTGCATTTAGCTACTATCTTTTACACTTCTGGTCCAAAAAAGAGCTTGCAAGCTATCTCATCATCGCTATAGCAGTCATCCCTCTTTATATCCTGATCTACTTTAACCACTTTGGCAACATGGTCATCATTTATGTTATTTTGCTCCCTCTAGCAACATTTTTTCTCATCCCTTTCAAAAAAGCACTCATTATCAACGGGTTTATCTATATACTGCTCATCGGTATATTGTACTATCTCTCTATCGCACAACCTGAAACACCGATCATCAACAACCCTTTAGCCTTGATCAACATCGCTTTTGTCTCCATGCTCACTGTCTTTTTTGGTATCTTTTATCATCTGGCGATAGAATCTACGCTCTCCAGTCTTATCTACTCAAACAGCCAAAAAGACATCCTGCTTTGTGAAGTACACCATCGTGTCAAGAACAACCTCAATGTCGCCGCATCCATGCTGGGTCTACAAGCCCTACAGGAGTCTTCAGAGCTTCAACCTCACATACTCAAAAGCAAATCACGCATCGAAGCCATAGCCACGGTTCATGAAATGCTCTACCGACAGGAGAGTTTTGACAAGGTACGCTTTTATGACTATGTCCTACGGCTTGAAAAACTCTTGGGGAAAGCCTACAAACACGATAATACCTATCAGTTTAACCTCAATGTAGACAGAGACCTTGCACTACCGCTGGATACTATGGTACAGCTGGGTCTAATACTCAATGAGATGATCACAAACTCACTCAAATATGCCAAAAACCCACAAGGTCTGCAGATAGATATCTCTATGACCCAAACCTCAGAAGGCTATCTCTTCAACTATAAAGATAATGGCATAGAGTACCTTGATACAGATCAAATGACCCAGCAAAAAGGTCTGGGCATGAGACTCATAGAACTCAGTACTCAACAGATAGAGGGTAGATTAGAGATATACTATATGAACGGATTATCTTATATCATAAGGATGGAAGATGCATAA
- a CDS encoding response regulator transcription factor has translation MHKIVIVEDELIAAEYLKQVLQNNHFEVLAVIDKGERALRRIPKLNPDIVLMDIMLKDHISGSEVALSLKHTAPDIAVIFLTAYSDDEMIDYAVESNSYGYMIKPYDETNILTTLKITLARLKENKQENTVQMTQKKRSSVYITKYLYFDMEKKRLFQHNKELPLGSKSLAILETLCKQPNVTVSSEQLSLAVWDEPKENRMLRTQISRLKKEIDADIIQNVKGLGYKIVCEV, from the coding sequence ATGCATAAAATTGTAATCGTAGAAGATGAACTCATCGCTGCAGAGTACCTCAAACAAGTACTTCAGAACAATCACTTTGAAGTACTTGCTGTCATAGACAAAGGAGAAAGGGCACTCAGGCGTATCCCCAAGCTCAATCCTGATATCGTACTGATGGATATTATGCTAAAAGACCACATCAGCGGCAGTGAAGTAGCCCTCTCACTCAAACACACTGCTCCGGATATCGCAGTGATCTTCCTCACTGCATACAGTGACGATGAGATGATAGACTATGCGGTTGAGTCTAACAGTTACGGCTACATGATCAAACCGTATGACGAGACCAATATCCTCACCACACTCAAGATCACACTGGCACGCCTCAAAGAGAACAAACAGGAAAATACAGTACAAATGACCCAAAAAAAAAGATCCTCTGTCTATATCACGAAGTATCTCTATTTTGACATGGAGAAGAAACGGCTCTTTCAGCATAACAAAGAATTACCCCTAGGCAGTAAGTCTCTGGCGATACTTGAAACACTCTGCAAGCAGCCCAATGTCACGGTCTCGTCAGAACAACTCTCTCTGGCCGTTTGGGATGAGCCTAAAGAGAATAGAATGCTCCGTACACAAATTTCAAGACTCAAAAAAGAGATAGATGCTGATATCATCCAAAATGTCAAAGGTCTGGGATACAAAATTGTTTGTGAGGTCTAA
- a CDS encoding tetratricopeptide repeat protein — MKKWLVVMLMMKQVLFFLLMIAPLLLSADSVEANKIACENNDSKGCYELAIHFQSSAKVKKEYLNAAELCAKSCMLGYADGCTDLGLIFYEGNAGIKKHMKRAAYFFAKGCKQKSYPGCSNLALMYSNGNGVKKDEVRAIRLAKLACDHNLSIGCRNLGVFYHQGSSRVRNYQKAIEPYVKGCSGGDMVACSNLGVMYQYGNGLTKDYQKAITLYEKACNCAYPQGCSNLGFMYEKGLGVKRSYAKAVPYYRIASDYGDPQGQYNLALLYYTGISLKVDVPKALSLFKKACESGYEPSCRNYRLIKGQ, encoded by the coding sequence ATGAAAAAATGGTTGGTAGTTATGTTAATGATGAAACAGGTACTGTTTTTTCTTCTGATGATAGCTCCACTACTACTCTCTGCTGATAGCGTTGAGGCAAATAAGATCGCTTGCGAGAACAATGATTCTAAGGGTTGTTATGAGCTTGCTATACACTTTCAGAGCAGTGCCAAAGTCAAAAAAGAGTATCTGAATGCTGCAGAGCTGTGTGCTAAGTCCTGTATGCTTGGTTATGCAGATGGGTGTACGGATCTTGGTCTGATATTTTATGAGGGTAACGCGGGTATCAAGAAACATATGAAGAGAGCAGCGTATTTTTTTGCCAAAGGGTGTAAGCAGAAGAGTTATCCCGGGTGTAGTAACCTTGCACTGATGTATAGCAATGGTAATGGGGTAAAAAAGGATGAGGTGCGGGCTATCAGACTTGCTAAACTAGCCTGTGACCATAACCTCTCTATAGGGTGTCGAAACCTAGGTGTTTTTTACCATCAAGGGTCAAGTAGGGTTCGTAACTATCAAAAAGCCATTGAGCCTTATGTTAAGGGGTGTAGTGGCGGAGATATGGTGGCGTGCAGTAACTTGGGTGTCATGTATCAGTATGGAAACGGACTGACAAAAGACTACCAAAAGGCGATCACTCTGTATGAAAAAGCTTGCAACTGTGCCTACCCGCAAGGGTGTTCAAATCTGGGCTTTATGTATGAAAAAGGGTTGGGTGTAAAAAGAAGTTATGCCAAGGCTGTACCCTACTACCGTATAGCCAGTGACTATGGTGATCCTCAGGGACAGTACAATCTTGCACTGCTCTATTACACAGGTATTTCTCTTAAAGTAGATGTACCCAAAGCGTTGTCTCTGTTCAAAAAAGCGTGTGAGAGTGGATATGAGCCATCGTGCCGGAACTATAGGTTGATAAAGGGGCAGTGA